The following proteins come from a genomic window of Solea solea chromosome 3, fSolSol10.1, whole genome shotgun sequence:
- the bcat1 gene encoding branched-chain-amino-acid aminotransferase, cytosolic translates to MTVHSSVGAITQVVLLSDAQWENLPSTTPMANHRIPSFMAADLVIQLSCTLKTKPDRGSFGFGTVFTDHMLTIEWSETEGWQAPLIKPFGDLSLHPACSSLHYGIQLFEGLKAYRGDGDRLRLFRPMLNMNRMAAAAKRACLPAFDQSELLECIRRLIEIDQDWVPRSDSASVYIRPTLISTEPTLGVKKPSRALLYVILSQVGSYFDNEAEAISLWADPKYTRAWKGGTGDCKMGGNYGSALFAQYEAVGYGCQQVLWLYGEDHQITEAGTMNIFLHWINEDGEEELATPPLDGLILPGITRQSILELTRKWDEIKVTERFLTMGQLCSALKQQQVKEMFGSGTACVICPIGHITYQGKSLKIPCQGENSTLTSRIAKELTDIQYGRTVSDWTFLV, encoded by the exons ATGACTGTTCACAGCAGTGTTGGAGCTATAACGCAGGTTGTGCTGTTATCTGACGCTCAGT GGGAGAATCTACCCTCTACGACACCAATGGCAAATCACAGAATTCCAAGCTTCATG GCAGCTGACCTGGTTATCCAGCTGTCCTGCACGCTAAAGACCAAGCCAGACCGAGGGAGTTTTGGTTTCGGGACTGTCTTCACTGACCACATGCTGACCATAGAGTGGAGTGAGACGGAAGGCTGGCAGGCTCCACTCATCAAACCCTTTGGTGACCTGTCACTGCATCCAGCCTGTTCGTCACTGCACTATGGCATACAG CTGTTTGAAGGGTTAAAGGCGTACCGCGGGGATGGCGACCGACTGCGTCTATTTAGACCAATGCTCAACATGAACCGCATGGCCGCCGCTGCTAAAAGAGCTTGTCTACCT GCTTTTGATCAGTCAGAGCTGCTGGAGTGCATCAGGCGACTGATAGAGATCGACCAGGACTGGGTTCCTCGCTCAGACTCAGCCAGTGTCTACATTAGACCGACACTTATTAGCACTGAG CCCACTCTGGGTGTAAAGAAGCCAAGCCGTGCCTTGCTGTATGTGATCTTGTCTCAAGTGGGCTCTTACTTTGACAATGAGGCAGAGGCTATCTCCCTGTGGGCGGACCCAAAGTACACACGGGCCTGGAAAGGAGGAACAGGAGACTGCAAGATGGGAGG GAATTATGGATCTGCTCTGTTTGCTCAGTATGAAGCAGTGGGTTATGGGTGCCAGCAAGTGCTGTGGTTGTATGGAGAGGACCATCAGATCACTGAAGCAGGAACCATGAACATCTTCCTGCACTGGATCAATGAAGACGGTG AAGAGGAGCTCGCAACTCCCCCACTGGATGGCCTCATTCTCCCAGGCATAACTCGACAAAGCATCCTGGAACTAACCAGGAAAtgg GATGAGATTAAGGTGACGGAGCGCTTCTTGACCATGGGTCAGCTGTGTTCGgctctgaagcagcagcaggtcaaaGAAATGTTTGGCTCTGGCACTGCCTGTGTTATCTGCCCGATAGGACACATTACCTACCAGGGAAAG agtctGAAAATCCCATGTCAAGGAGAAAACTCAACGTTGACTTCACGAATAGCAAAGGAACTAACAGATATACAG TATGGCCGGACAGTCAGTGACTGGACTTTTCTGGTGTAG